cagacgacatgattgtatatttagaaaaccccattgtctcagcccaaaatctccttaagctgatcagcaacttcagcaaagtctcaggatacaaaattaatgtgcaaaaatcacaagcattcttatacaccagtggcagtcaaacagagagccaaatcaggaatgaacttccattcacaattgcttcaaagagaataaaatacctaggaatccaacttacaagggatgtaaaggacctcttcaaggagaactacaaaccactgctcagtgaaataaaagaggacacaaacaaatggaagaacataccatgctcatggataggaagaatcaatatcgtgaaaatggccatactgcccgaggtaatttatagattcaatgccatccccatcaagctaccaatgagcttcttcacagaattggaaaaaactgctttaaagttcatatggaaccaaaaaagagcccgcatctccaagacaatcctaagtcaaaagaacaaagctggaggcatcacgctacctgacttcaaactatactacaaggctacagtaaccaaaacagcatggtactggtaccaaaacagagatatagaccaatggaacagaacagagtcctcagaaataataccacacatctacagccatctgatctttgacaaacctgagagaaacaagaaatggggaaaggattccctatttaataaatggtgctgggaaaactggctagccataagtagaaagctgaaactggatcctttccttactccttatacgaaaattaattcaagatggattagagacttaaatgttagacctaataccataaaaatcctagaggaaaacctaggtagtaccattcaggacataggcatgggcaaagacttcatgtctaaaacaccaaaagcaacggcagcaaaagccaaaattgacaaatgggatctcatcaaactaaagagcttctgcacagcaaaagaaactaccatcagagtgagcaggcaacctacagaatgggagaaaatttttgcaatctactcatctgacaaagggctaatatccagaacctacaaagaactcaaacaaattgacaagaaaaaaacaaacaaccccatccaaaagtgggcaaaggatatgaacagacatttctcaaaagaagacattcatacagccaacagacacatgaaaaaatgctcatcatcactggccatcagagaaatgcaaatcaaaaccacaatgagataccatctcacaccagttagaatggcaatcattaaaaagtcaggaaacaacaggtgctggagaggatgtggagaaataggaacacttttacactgttggtgggattgtaaactagttcaaccattatggaaaacagtatggcgattcctcaaggatctagaactagatgtaccatatgacccagccatcccattactgggtatatacccaaaggattataaattatgctgctataaggacacatgcacacgtatgtttattgcagcactattcacaatagcaaagacttggaatcaacccaaatgtccatcagtgacagattggattaagaaaatgtggcacatatacaccatggaatactatgcagccataaaaaaggatgagtttgtgtcctttgtagggacatggatgcagctggaaaccatcattcttagcaaactatcacaagaacagaaaaccaaacaccgcatgttctcactcgtaggtgggaactgaacaatgagatcacttggactcgggaaggggaacatcacacaccggggcctatcatggggaggggggaggggggagggattgcattgggagttatacctgatgtaaatgacgagttgatgggtgcagcacaccaacatggcacaagtatacatatgtagcaaacctgcacgttgtgcacatgtaccctacaacttgaagtttaataataataaataaattaaaaaaaaaaaaaaaaaaaaaaagaaaagagcatttgGGCCTGAAATTGGCTTGCCAAACTGCCTCTGTTCTGGCCACAAGTTTTGAAAATAGTCTCAGACTGGAATTCCATGACATTTTCCAGAAAACTTATATTAGCTGACACAATCCAAACATGTCTGAACTCCAGACATTAGCCCAACATTAtgaaaagagtatttttaaaaaattcggggctgggcgtggtggctcacacttgtaatcccagcactttgggaggccaaggtgggtggatcatctgaggtcaggagttcgagaccagcctggccaacctggtgaaaccccatttctaccaaaaatacaaaaaattagccaggtgtggtggcagatgtctcaggagaatcgcttgaacctggaaggtggaggctgcgatgagctgagatcacaccattgcactccagcctagatgacagagcgagactcagtctcaaaacacaaacaaacaaacaaacaaacaaacaaaaaattggaaaatgcaGAATCAAGCTTATGGCATTGACATTAAAATAgttagaaaaatctgaaaaatgtaaTCTATGGCAAACTCTAAAATCACATTCACATTGATTGGGACACCCACCAAAATTGTAAGGAAGAAGGACGCATTGTCCAGGTTTTCCTGGACCTCAAGAGGAAGGATAAAAACCTGAGCCCCCCTCCTTAGGGGGCCCTCTGATTACCTCATCAGAAACTTGTTGACTGTCCTCCAGTGCTCTCAACTACCATTAAATTCACAAGGGAAAATTACCCTACATGTTGAAGGGCACCACCAAAGTTTTCATCGATACCTTTGGCACCACTTCATTTTTTGCCCTCCTTCCTTGGACTCACCCAACTACCAGTGGTGGGTTTTGATAATTTACCTCACAATTTGCTGCTTTCTCAACCTTTTAACATTTCTATGAGACCCATCAAAACTCAACACAACTTCCTTCTCATTTCTACTACCCCAGTAAAACTCTTAGGAAAGGATCTTCTTATAAATTGgagtttaaaaatttattgtaccCTTAAAGGACTTCTATAGGTCCCTAACTCCTCTCCTCCATGATTATGTCtcctaacatttttttctgatctgAGTTACTTTGCCCCCTTCAACCTAGAACTTACTTaactaaagatttaaataaagtGTTAGACAGAATTCCTTCATTAGGGGCAAAAAAAACTCCACCAAGATTGGGTGTATATGGGATGCAGAGCTCcttaaggtagaaataaattcTTCTGTACTCCTCCCCAAGATTCCCAAATATCGTTTAAAACGAGAAGAACATGAGTGACCCTGCTCAATAATCCAAAGTTTATTTGATAAGAAAACTTCTTGTCACAACTTCTAATCCATGCAATACAACCATCTTggccattaaaaaacaaaatggagccaggtgcacatctgtagtcccagttacttaggacgCTAAAGGAAAAGGATTgaatgagcccaggagtttgaggctgcagtgcactatgatcatgcctgtgaatagccatcatactccagcctgggaaatacagcgagatcctgtttccaaaaaaaagaaaaagggaaatgataTTGGTTAGTCTAAGATCTGAGATCTATCAGTAAAATGGTCAAACATAGATTTCCTTTGGTGCCTGATCCTAACACTATCCAGTTTGCTACCCTTTCTAACACCCAATATTTCATAGACATCAATTTATGTTTTGCCTTGTTGTAGCATTCCTCTTCATAAGAAATCTCAATACATGCTTGCCTTCACCTGTGAAAACCCACAATATACCTAGACCATTATGCCCCCAAAATTTACTGAGACCCCTACCTCTTTCTTACATACCTTAAATGTCCAGTTGAGGGAGTTAAAATTCCTAGGAGACATCACTTTAGTCCAATATGTAGATGACCTCCTTCTATGTTCTGACATTTATGACAACTCCCTTTTGGACACTGAATATCATCTTAAGGCCTTAGAAAGGACCACAAGGTGGCTAGAGATAAAACTCAATTATGATAATTGTGTGTGTGATACCTGGGTCATGATTTCTCAGCCATGGGCAAAACTGCCTCTGGGCCTCTActatttaacattttactttccCTGAAACAAAATGACAACCAAGAGGAAATGGTAGGATGTAGACACCTAATTTCTCCATGATTGCCTCATTCCTTTATGCTATGACTAGGGAGTCTCCCCAGATCCAGTAATCTGGGATTCCCTATCCAATGATGCTTTTGAGATCCTTAAAGGTTCTCTGCTTTCACCTCTTACCCTTGGACTTCCCAAGTACTcagcctttttccttttttgggcaTGAATGAGAGGGTCATATCCTTGGAGTATGATTCCAGCAGTATAATGATCACCACTCAGTTGGGCGTATTTGTAcatgtttacttctttttttattctgtgaCATTGATCTACATGCCTATATCTCTACCTATATCATTCTATCTTGTTtattataactatatatttttaaataaagtagactgattcttcccattttatccttatttttcaaaattccttcagctattctagttcctttgcctttctctacaaattttagaataatctatatctacaaaaaatcttCCTGGGATTGTAACAGAAATTCCATCAAACCTGTATATCAATTTGAGGAgaatagatatattttatttgctgagCCAATCTATGAACATAATATGTTTCTCCAtgtatttagatctttgatttccttcatcagtattttttacttttcagcaTACAATTACTGAACATGTTTCATTAATTTACACTTAGTTATTTCACTTTTGAGTGACTATTAACTggtatcatattttaattttagcatcCATTTAGTCATtactaatatatagaaatacaattgatttttgtatgttttccttGTTTCTTGCAACCCTGCTATAATAatcagttctaggagttttttttttgtgtgtgttttcccagtaattatttgagattttctatttagacaatcatgtcatctgcaaataggaacCTTTTTGGTCTTTCCTCTCTGATACGTATGCCTTTTATCTTCTATTAGTGCCTTATTGCACTAACTTGAACTTCCATCACTATGTTGAAAAACATAGTGAGTGAAAAATCctgaagctgggcacggtggctcaagcctgtaatcccagcactttgggaggccgagacgggcggatcacgaggtcaggagatcgagaccatcctggctaacacggtgaaaccccgtctctactaaaaatacaaaaaaaattagctgggcaaggtggcgggcacctgtaatcccagctactcgggaggctgaggcaggagaatgacgtgaacctgggaggcagagcttgcagtgagctgagatccggccactgcactccagcctgggcaacagagcgagactctgtctcaaaaaaaaaaaaaaaagaaaagaaaagaaaagaaaagaaaaatcctacatccttgtcttttttcttttttcttttcctttttttttttttgagatagagtcttgctctgtcacccagactggagtgcaatggtacaatctcagctcactgcaacctctgcctctggggttcaagcgattctcctgcctcagcctcccaagtagctgggattacaggcatgcaccaccacgcctggctaattttgtatttttagtagagacgaggtttctccatgttggtcaggttggtcttgaactcccgacctcaggtgatccacctgccttggcctcccaaagtgctgggattacaggcatgagccaccacacccaactaatttttgtatttttagtagatacggggtttcaccatgttggtcaggctggtctcaaactcctgacttcgtgatccgcccacctttgcctcccaaagtgctgggattacaggcgtgagtcaccgcgcccagcccagttttcttatgtgtattttatatacaatgtTCAGAGgtattttttttgcatttagccAGAAGAATAGTACTTGTATTTCATCTTCTCAGAAGCAGAAACCCTGTTAGCcctatcttattttttaacagaTATTTTGTTCATAAATCAGGAAGACgtttcaattttataaaatgcttttttagtCTCTATTGGTGTGCCTTCCTGTTTGTATCTATTAATACAGGGCTTATATAAGCAGTTTTACCTAAAACTTGTGTAGTGGATGTTATATAGTTGTCTACCCATGTCCCAAAGCATACAGCATGGGTTATGGACTCAAGTACAGAATGCTGGCTGTGACTTTTGCAAGACTACAGGGAGTAGTGCACCTGAAAGTTTTCTGCAGAAATGTGTGTTTTTTGCTTCCTGATCTTTGCTTTTGTTCCAGAGAgactaaaaataagttttttcttttgagatggagtttcgcacttgttgcccaggcttgagtgcaatggtgcaatctcagctcactgcaactaccgcctcctgggttcaagcaattctcctgcctcaactcctgagtagctagtattacaggcatacaccaccatgcctggctaattttgtatttttagtagagacggggtttcaccatattagacaggatggtctccatctcccacctcggcctcccaaagtgttgggattacaggcttgagccaccgcgcccggccaggtttaTTTTCATTAAACTACACACCCTGTGCAGGGCCAGACAGAGATGTCTCTTTCAGTGTTGTTTAAAAGCTAATGAGGCCAGATAATTCAAAGCCATCAATATGATAAAATTAAAGTTACTTTGGCAAGGTCATGGATTTTCAGAATCAGCTTTATTTGCCCTATGGATCTCTGAGGAAATATAACCTCCTCAGGGTGGCCTTGTGTATCTAAAACAGAACCacattctttccctctttcccccaCATACACATTCTCTTTTTATCCTTTTACCtcctgttctttttctctctggcaATTTACCTTCATCTGACacaatatttttcttgttaataGATTCTAGGCCTGTGTTTCTAAACTTGTTCTGATTTGTTCACCAATATGGATCCAGCTCTTCCAATAGTGCCTCCTAATTAAATGTGTGAAAtcaaaatacaccaaaagaaCCCCCAAAGTGATTGGTGCTCAGAATGACTATTCAATAACTAGATTTGCCTTTGGGGCAGAAGCAGCACATTAATTGTGGGGCATCTAGCAATGATTAACTTTTttgagttttggggttttttttcctagCTCTTTCCTCCTTTAACATGGTAATTAAAGCTCACTTGCCTGAGAGTAGCCCAATCTATCGACCTTCTGGTCAgtgaagttttcagagaaaataatacaattatcaATCAGCAAAAGGAGGGGGGAAGATGACAAAGGGAAAAATTTAAGCGGGAGCCTCACTGGGACATTCCCTGGCTAGATGTCCGGATTCGCCACAGCGGTAGCAGTTGACCTGGCTCGCCTTGCTACAATTGATGGCCACATGACCAGTTTCGCCGCATCGGTAGCACTTGACCTGGGCGCAGTCTTTCTGAATGTGCCCAAGTTTCCCGCAAGAGTAGCATTTCTGCTCTTTCTGACGATCACAATCACAAGCCAGATGTCCTAGTCTGCCGCAGGTATAACAGTGTCGGTCTCTCTCTCGTTTAGGTTCCTTACAGTCTTTGGCGATGTGGCCGCTTCTCCCACAGTTGTAGCAGATGTTTCCGAAAAGGACACAGTTCTTAGCATGATGACCGAACTCACCGCAGCGGTAACAGGTGTAAGATAGGGTGGTGGAACTGCATTGAGAACCTCTGCCATGGCCTCCACCTCCTTGCCCTCCAGCTCCTCCTCTAGGGCATCCCCGAGTCCAATGGCCAGAGCGCCCACACGCGAAGAAATCCTTACTGCTCATGGCTACGGTGCGATCTTCCAGTGAGCAGGCCCACCTCGGCCCCGGAAGCCCCGGCGCAACACCCCTTTGGGCGGCTTAGAAGGAAATAACGGTTTTCCGCTACGGGTCTCAGTGATGTCATACAAGGTTTGCACACGGCCCCATTCAAGTGTCACGGACATTCCTGACGCCCTTCCCACCCGACTTTCCTCCTACTCAAGAAGCCAAAAGCACAATAATCTGTTAACTAAGAAGTGTTGTTttccgtttttgtttgtttcaacacTTGAATCATTGAGTTTGAATCCCTTCCTATTTAGAAAATTAGACTTGTAGAAGTTTTCATAATTTAGgacttggccgggtgcggtggctcacgcctgtaatcccagctctttgggaaggccaaggcgggtggatcacgaggtcaagagatcaaaaccatcctggccaacatggtgaaaccccatctctactaaaaatacaaaaattagccggacgtggtggcgcatgcctgtaatcccagctactcaggaggctgaggcatcgcttgaaccagggagtcagaggttgcagtgagccgagatggtgccactgcactccaacctgggcaacagagtcagactccatctcaaaaaaaaaaaaaaaaaaaaaagacttaggcTTTCTCTCTGTGGTCTAGTATATGATCAGTTTTTATATATGCTCTACGGACATGGGAAATAATGTGTAAGATATATGTAATCcaataagcaaaagaaagaaattagagtaactcttttcttgttttaaaaaataagcgtCCATAAAGATAAGAGATACATAAGATAGAAAAATGCCACAGTGAAAAGATTTATGCATGATTTAGCCCATTTTATTGCAAGAATCTTAGCTTTCAATATAATCACCACCATTTAAGTTGTAAAACATAACAGGATTGAAGCATTTAGTATAAAGAAAGTGTTATtacttggaaaataaaaactacaaaagcaggccaggtgtggtggcttacagctgcaattccagcactttgagaggccaagcaaggagaatcgcttgagcccaggagttggagatcagcctgggcaacatggcaaaaccccacctctactgaaaacaaaaccaaaaccaaaaacaaaaccaagaaaaacattacctgggagtggtggctggtgcctgtagtcccagctacttgggaagctgaggtgggaggatcacctgagcgaggaggtcaaggctgtagtgagccatgattgtgccactgcactccagcctgggcgacagagcaagaccctgtctcaaaaacaaaaacaaaaacaaaacaaaacaaaacaaaacaaaacaaaaaaactacaaaaagaaacatttaagtaTTGGACAGATTTCCTCTCTGTTGCTTTCCAAGTTGTTTGTACCTAATATAAGTTTCACAAAGATTTATGGACATGTTGCACATTCATATAGATATAGAAATAAGTATGGGaggttgggtgtagtggctcactcctgtaatcctagcactttggaaggccaaggcaggcaggtcacttgagttcaggaattcgagaccagcctgggcaacatggcgaaactccatctctactaaaagtaaaaaaaactagccgggtgtggtggcttgcacctataatcccatctacttggggggctgaggtgggaagatcccttgaacacaggaggtggatgttgcagtgaaccatgatcgtgatcgggccactgcactccagcctgggcaacagagtgagatcctgtttcaaaaaaaaaaaaaaaaaagtatgggaaATTAACACTGAAACATCAACAGTAGCTGCTTTGGGTTATATGattgaatatgattttttttttccacctcattttccttctctgtatttttcGATTTTTGAAATGAGATTAGgttttgtactttaaaaaaatctacaatatgctttttctttaatagttttaTGCTTTGCATGTGCATTTTTTTCAGACATCCAGCACAAATGTTTTGGTAAAACATAGAATTAAGAGTAGTGAATGTAGCAATTGGCCTTTATTTTCAACATGACTTAATCGGAATGTGCAACTGCCTCCATAAATGCAAACACAAAAAAACATCTTTTCAAAAGTTAAAGTTGAGAGCCATGTAGCAAGTGTAGTTGCCACATAAAGTGTATGTAGTTTAAAGAAATGAGTTTCATTCCTAAACAATGAAGTGGTGTTGCATAAATGATATCAAAGGTTAAAAATTTGATATATCCTTGTTAAATTAACCCgttgttggtcttttttttttttttttttcctttttgtggagaatgggttGTCGGTATGTTCCCCAGgcaggtttcaaactcctgggctcaagctatcctcccgcctctgcctccctaaattctgggattatagacatgaaccaccttgcccagGAAATTAACCTTATTAATTATCATGTTGAAATTCCCTTTAGGTTTATACTTTAATTAAAGCTATGCATGATtgagacaaaataataaatacacttTATGTCACAGTAGAGAATATACATGTTTGTGTggatctcttttttatttaaacttttctaaatttttaatgtttgtgggtatatagtaggtatatatacttatggagtacatgagatattttggtacagccATGCCATGCGTAATAATCATATCATGGAAAattgggtatccatcccctcaagcatttatcctgtgTGTTAGAAATAATCTAATTATACacttttttaatgttgaaatgtacacttaaattgttattgactacagtcaccctattgtgctatcaaatgctaGGTTTTattcgttctttctttttctttttctttttttttttgagacagagtttcactctgtcacccaggctggagtgcagtggtgcaatctcggcttactgcaacctctgcttcctgggttcaagtaattcttctgcctcagcctccctgagtagctgtgactacaggtgtgcaccaccacacccggctaatttttttttgtatttttagtagagccagggtttcaccatgttggccaggctgatcttgaactcctgacctcaggggatccacttgcctcacctcccaaagtgctgggattacaggcgtgagccactgcgcctggcctattcatTCTCtctagctactttttttttggtacccattgacaatcctcacctcctccccaaccccccattacccttcacagcctctggtaaccatccctctactctctatctccatgagttcagttatttgatttttagatcccacaaaaaaagtgagaacatgcaatgtttgtcttttctgtgtctggtttatttcacttaacataatgacctccagttccatccatgttgtcagaAATGACAGCATCTCATTCGTGTTTATGGCTAAATcttactccattgtgtataagtacaaCACTTTCTCTATCCATTCTTCTGCTGATAGACACTTAGCTTGCTTCCaaatcctggctattgtgaacagtgctgcaacaaacatgggagtgcagacatctcctcggtatactgatttcctttctttcggGTATACAAtacagcagtgggattgctggatcatatgctagctctatttttaatctttcaagGAACCTCTGAACTGTTCTCCACAGCGGTTTTACTAACTTACAtgctcaccaacagtgtacaggggtttcctttcctccacacccttgccagcatttattattatctgacttttggataaaacCCATTTTatctggggtaagatgatatctaaTTGtatctttaatttgcatttctctgatgatcgatgatattgagcacattttcatatgcctgtcggacatttgtatgctttcttttgagaaatgtccatacaaaatttttgcctatttaaaaaaattggattattagGTTTCTTCCTACACActtgtttgagctctttgtatattctggttatcaatccCTTGTCAGAGGGGTGGTTTGCAAGTATTTACTCCCCTTcggtgggttgtctcttcactttgttgattgtttcttttgctgtgcagaagctttagaACTTggtgtaatcccatttgtccatttttgctttggttgtctgtgcctgtgggatattactcaagaaatttttgcccagaccagtgtcgTGGAGTTTCCCCAacgttttcttgtagtagtttcatagtttgtagtcttaaatttaagtctttaatccattttgatttgatttgtgtatatggcaagagataggggtctagtttcttcctgcatatgaatatccagttttcccagtaccatttattgaacagactgtcttttcctcaatgtatgttcttggtaactttgttaaaaatgaattcactgtaggtgtgtggatttctttctgggttctctgttctgttccattggtctttgtgtctgtttttatgccagtatcatgctctTTTGGTTGCTATAGCTCTGTGGTATAATATGAAGTCAGGTAATttgattcctctagttttgttctttttactcaggatagctttggctattctgagtctttcgtagttatatatacattttagaattgctttttttccacttctgtgaaggatgtcactggtattttgataggaattacactgaatttgtatattgctttgggtagtatgaacattttaacaatattgattcttccaatccatgaacatggaatatctttccatttttgtttgtactcttcaatttctttcattggtgttttatagtttttattgtagagaactcacttctttggttaagttagtccctaggtatttaattttatttgttgctattttaagtgggattccttttttaaaatttatttttcagattgttcactgttttcatatagaaatgctactgatttttgtatgttgattttgtatcctgcaactttactgcaTTTCTTTGTCATTGCTAATAGTTTTTCTTGAATCTTTAGGTTGTTACAAATATGAGAACCTATCATCTGAAAACAAGGAtactttgacttctttctttccaatttggatgccctttatagctttctcttgtctgattgctttagctaggacttccagtactatcttgaaaaacagtgatgaaagtgggcatccttgtcatgttccagatattagagaaaaggctttcagcttttccccattcagcgtattactagctgtgtgtctgttgtatatggtttttattatgttgaggtgtgttccttctatacccagttttctGAGGATtgttatcatgaaggaatgttgaattttatcaaatgctttttcagcagcc
This genomic stretch from Chlorocebus sabaeus isolate Y175 chromosome X, mChlSab1.0.hap1, whole genome shotgun sequence harbors:
- the ZCCHC13 gene encoding zinc finger CCHC domain-containing protein 13; amino-acid sequence: MSSKDFFACGRSGHWTRGCPRGGAGGQGGGGHGRGSQCSSTTLSYTCYRCGEFGHHAKNCVLFGNICYNCGRSGHIAKDCKEPKRERDRHCYTCGRLGHLACDCDRQKEQKCYSCGKLGHIQKDCAQVKCYRCGETGHVAINCSKASQVNCYRCGESGHLARECPSEAPA